A window from Lactiplantibacillus pentosus encodes these proteins:
- the cas7e gene encoding type I-E CRISPR-associated protein Cas7/Cse4/CasC — protein MTTNNLYLDIHVIQTVPSSNINRDDTGAPKTALYGGVSRSRVSSQSWKRAVRQSFQDDTVTVGYRTKKAAQLLKDALQKLTPDLSDDDAWEQVNAVFKAASVKLDKNEETSALFMVSPGQIDQLAQYVKDNADGELDKKAIKAVLKGNQSIDLALFGRMVADNPELNVEAAAQVAHAISTHEVVPEFDYFTALDDLQPDDTTGAAMLGTLEFNSATLYRYANINMNDLIENLGEAAAVDGAREFVKAFALSMPTGKQNTFANKTLPSYVMLTLRTDTPVNLVSGFEDPVTSKQGYVKQSIEKLNAAYKQTLQFVEKPLLNVALGADASAIAVPAENLTALLGQVTTELTKVVKDENGND, from the coding sequence ATGACGACCAACAACTTATATCTTGATATTCATGTGATTCAAACCGTACCATCTTCAAATATTAACCGCGATGATACTGGTGCGCCTAAAACTGCTTTATACGGTGGCGTTAGCCGGTCGCGAGTCTCCTCGCAAAGTTGGAAACGCGCCGTTCGTCAGAGTTTCCAAGATGACACGGTCACGGTAGGTTACAGAACAAAAAAAGCGGCCCAGCTATTGAAGGACGCGCTCCAAAAGTTAACGCCAGATTTGAGTGATGATGACGCTTGGGAACAAGTCAATGCGGTCTTTAAGGCAGCCAGTGTTAAGTTGGATAAAAATGAAGAAACCAGTGCATTATTTATGGTTAGTCCTGGTCAAATTGATCAATTGGCTCAGTACGTCAAAGATAACGCAGACGGCGAATTAGATAAAAAGGCCATCAAAGCGGTGTTAAAGGGTAATCAGTCGATTGATTTAGCCTTATTTGGTCGGATGGTTGCGGATAATCCTGAATTAAACGTCGAAGCTGCAGCACAGGTCGCCCACGCAATCTCGACACATGAAGTCGTTCCAGAATTTGACTATTTTACGGCCTTGGATGATTTACAACCAGACGATACAACTGGTGCCGCCATGCTTGGTACGCTAGAGTTTAATTCAGCGACCCTCTATCGCTATGCTAATATCAATATGAACGATCTAATTGAAAACTTAGGTGAAGCTGCAGCGGTTGACGGTGCGCGTGAATTTGTCAAAGCCTTTGCACTGTCTATGCCAACAGGGAAGCAAAACACGTTTGCCAACAAAACACTGCCAAGCTATGTCATGCTGACATTGCGTACGGATACACCAGTGAACCTGGTCTCTGGCTTTGAAGACCCGGTCACTTCGAAGCAGGGTTACGTAAAGCAATCGATTGAGAAATTAAACGCTGCTTATAAGCAGACGTTGCAATTTGTCGAGAAACCGTTGCTAAATGTTGCGTTGGGTGCTGATGCG